A genomic window from Chanos chanos chromosome 14, fChaCha1.1, whole genome shotgun sequence includes:
- the coq5 gene encoding 2-methoxy-6-polyprenyl-1,4-benzoquinol methylase, mitochondrial — protein MAASFRLLARRALCHSTQIVNPAYRSGITGSGCRAEVTICRCYSDGSEEKSTHFGFQTVPEGEKAERVYKVFESVAKKYDVMNDAMSLGIHRLWKDMLLHIMNPQPGTRLLDTAGGTGDISFRFLEYTRSMQERQQRMAVKSNQTPSWQDIADSYAAEDADTVLPETRAVVCDINKEMLKVGKERAESQGYSAGLSWVVGDAEELPFDDDQFDIYTIAFGIRNVTHIEQALQEALRVLKPGGRFMCLEFSKVSNPLLSKLYDAYSFQVIPVLGEVIAGDWKSYQYLVESIRRFPDQETFKNMIEDAGFFRVQYFNLTGGVVAVHSGFKL, from the exons ATGGCAGCCTCCTTCAGGTTGCTTGCGCGAAGAGCGCTATGTCATTCAACGCAAATTGTTAACCCTGCTTACAGAAGTGGAATAACAGGGTCGGGTTGTCGTGCTGAGGTTACGATATGTCGATGCTACAGCGATGGCTCAGAGGAAAAAAGCACCCATTTCGGTTTCCAAACGGTACCCGAAGGGGAGAAAGCGGAGAGAG tgtaCAAGGTTTTCGAAAGTGTAGCGAAGAAGTATGACGTTATGAACGACGCGATGAGTCTGGGTATCCACCGGCTGTGGAAGGACATGCTTCTCCACATCATGAACCCGCAGCCGGGCACGCGCCTGCTTGACACAGCGGGTGGCACAG GTGACATCTCTTTCCGGTTTCTGGAATATACTCGCTCCATGCAAGAGCGGCAGCAGCGCATGGCGGTGAAGTCCAACCAGACGCCCTCCTGGCAGGATATCGCCGACAGCTACGCGGCCGAGGACGCGGACACGGTGCTGCCAGAGACGCGAGCCGTGGTTTGTGACATCAACAAAGAGATGCTGAAAGTGGGGAAAGAACGGGCAGAGAGCCAAGGCTACAGTGCAG GTCTGTCCTGGGTCGTGGGAGACGCAGAGGAACTGCCTTTTGACGACGACCAGTTTGACATTTACACCATCGCATTCGGGATTCGTAACGTCACCCACATCGAGCAA gCGCTTCAGGAGGCCTTGAGGGTTCTGAAGCCCGGTGGAAGGTTCATGTGTCTGGAGTTCAGCAAAGTGTCGAACCCGCTCCTGTCAAA actgTATGATGCCTACAGTTTCCAGGTGATCCCAGTCCTAGGGGAAGTCATTGCTGGAGACTGGAAGTCGTATCAGTATTTGGTTGAAAGCATACGGCGCTTCCCAGACCAG GAAACCTTTAAAAACATGATTGAGGACGCTGGTTTTTTCCGAGTCCAGTACTTCAATCTGACTGGTGGAGTCGTGGCCGTTCACTCAGGATTCAAACTCTGA